Genomic DNA from Tachyglossus aculeatus isolate mTacAcu1 chromosome 10, mTacAcu1.pri, whole genome shotgun sequence:
cttaataaatgccatcattattattagtagtagtaaacgtttaataccattattattattattctctgggcctcagttccctcacctgtcaaatggggatgaaggccgtgagcccttggggcaacctgatgaccttgcctctaccccagagcttagaatggtgctttgcacattgtaagtgcttaataaatgccatcattattattattagtagtaaaggcttaacaaataccattattattattattttctgggcctcagttccctcatctgtcaaatggggatgaagtccgtgagccccacgtggggcaacctgatcatcatcatcatcatcaattgtatttattgagcgcttactgtgtgcagagcactggactaagcgcttgggaagtacaagttggcaacatatagggacagtccctacccagcagtgggctcacagtcttgtctctaccccagaacttataatggtgctttgcacattgtaagtgcttaataaaagccatcattattattagcagtagtagtaaacgcttaatacattattattattattattctctgggcctcagttccctcatctgtcaaacggggatgaaggccgtgagccccacgtggggcaacctgatgaccttgtctctcccccagcgcttagaacggtgcttatcacatagtaagcgcttaacgaataccatcatttatttattcattttatgagGGGAGGGACGAGGTCGCCTCAGGCTGGCGCCATTGCTTCCCTCCTGGCTGCCCCTCCCGCCTCGGGCTTGAGATCGGCCAATCAGAAAGCGCGAAGGGCCGGTGACGTCACCGGGGCCCCGCGCGTGCCGtgcgcgggggggcggggcccccgGCGCCTCGCGCCGTTCCCGCCCAAACGCCTGAGGGAATccgaaataatcataataatggtggcatttgttaagcgcttactatgtgcaaaacactattctaagcgctgagggaatacaaggtgatcaggttgtcccacggggggctcacagtcttcatccccctcatcttacctccttcccttccccacagcacctgtatatatgtatatatgtttgtacatattcattttacttgtacatatctattctatttattttgttagtatgtttggttttgttctccgtctcccccttttagactgtaagcccactgttgggtagggaccgtctctaatatgttgccaacttgtacttcccaagcgctgagtatagtgctctgcacacagtaagcgctcaatatgattgattgattcatccccagttgacagatgagggaactgaggctcagagaagtgaagtgactcgcccaaggtcccagaggttatgggttcgaatccctgctctgccaattgtcagctagggGACTGGaagagacaagtggaagagagggGCAAGGAAGAACAGGCAGATCAAACACTATGTTGCGTCCTCAGGTCATCCGAGGCTACGTATAAGTCAGGTGGCctaagtggaaggagcacggatttgggaagaagaggtcctggattctaattcccactctgcctgcTGGATGAACTTGGATGAGTCAttgtctatgcctcagctatctgtataatggggcttaaatcctactccgtgtggagcagggaccctgtccaacctgatttatcttgaatGTGcgctaccacttagtacagtgctcggcacgtagaaagtgcttaacaaatactaattattaGCAAAGGAGATCAGGCCTGAGTTTGAAGGTAGAGCGCAGTTTCACCTCCATTCTCCATAGTATTTTATTTTGGGATTTCTCTGTTAGGAAAGGGAACCGGGGAACAGTCTGACATGGCTATGGGAGCAGTATCCATTTAAGACTATAAGAACATatttgagtacccaagtgcttaggtagagcagaataataataattgtagtatttattatgcatttattatgtgtcaagcactgtactaagcactggggtagatgtaaggtaattaagtcccatatcgggctcagtctatgtaggagggagaacaggtattgaatccccattttgcagatgaggaaacagagaagtgacttgcccaaaatcacatagcagataagtagcagaggtgAAAGGATCCTAATTCGGCAGTGTGTGGTGTATTAATTAATGTTTATTTCCCTCTCTagtcagctcattttgggcagggaatgttatattgtactctcccaagcgcttagtacagtgctctgcacatggtaaatgctcaataaatacaattgtttgaataatactctcctccaactctccttTACAGAAAGGGGAGCGGAGGTAAGTCTTGCAGTTAGGATAACTTTTCTGGAACAGCCAGTTGTACAATCAACATGGAAAGAAGATATCCTGGATTTGTTCTGAGGAATGGATAAGACACGATGCAGGCGACGAATATGGGTGAGCCAATCCTCAATGAAGCAAAACATTTTTGCTTAGGACAAAGACCTTCCAAAAAACAAATACAAGGACATTTAATAGTGGAAAAGAACATTAAGAAAAACTGCAACCTCCCCTcctgccataaaaacaaaaaacctgaaagagggagttaaaaaaaaaaggatttcctAGAAGCCTACAGATTGTTCAAAAAAACTCCCACCACTTTAGAGGTAAAATGGTGTGCCACAGGCCAAAGAAAAAGCTCCAAGTGATCAAACAAATTCTGCAAGGTTACCTGGCAGGGAAGAAGTCATGTTTGGAAAATGAAAAGCTCACCTGAGAGGCCTGAAATGCGCAGAGTGCCAGGTCAGATGCCAGCTGGAACAAAGTTGACAAAAGGAGTTTGAAGAGCACCTCACAATGGATACTGAAGCAATGGAGTCTTCAAACACAGCAAAAGCAGGTGAGAGTTGGCTGCCGGCGGGGATGAAACGGAGTCAGCTAAGAAATCTGATGAATTCCCAAATTTGGATTTGACTGAAGAGGCAAGTCATGCCCTCAAATTGGTTTTTGGGACATGGGTCTGCAATACAGGGTCAAATTGGGATCTCACTGGAAGCACTGACACCCTACTTCCAGCTTCACATCACTTACCTATACatgtccttatattctgccacttcACCAGCTGtagtttgtctgtcttcccctctactccCCCAATCATCTTCCCACGCAGTTAATAAAAATCGAGACTATTAGGTGTGATCCCCCCTAAAAATCTTCCCTGCACTTCTCCAGTCCCCTctatccttcctagcagtatcacaagagatctgcctcctcctccctttttaaaacctaccccctccacctgggctTCCAATCGCATCCCTTtgtaccttattaaaacactttccctctccctgactgccatcttcatctCACTCCCCAATGGCTCCTCCCCTACTTTCACCCTTTCCTAAAGAAAAACTCCCTTGGACTGTATGAAACCcactagttatcaccccatctctccttACCCTGGAAAAAAGTCAAAGTGGCTTCACTCACACACCAGTAACACAACATGAGCAGTATACAGATTTTATTTAGTAGGAACACAGCTGTTTGTGTTTGTGGGGATCAGGATTTTAATCCTCTTCCTCATCGTCGCCAGCCCCAGCTCCACCCTGCCCCTTCTTGGCATTCTTCCTCTTGACACGGCCGGGCCGCCCGCCGCCATACGGCGAGCGCAGAGAGAAGTCGATGTGTTTCTGGGAGTCCAGGCGCACGATGAACGATGGGATGTTCACCACCTGCTTGCGGACCctgttgggggagggaaggggcggggagttAAACAGGGGGGTGATTCGGTGCCCCCTTTTATGCTGTACTGGGCCGGACCCCACATTGGGATCAAACTTTGTGGGTCGGGTCTTGGAGGTCAAAAAGGATCTAAGTTGCCAAACTTTTTTCctcccataaataataatgatggcatttattaagcgcctactatgcgcaaagcactgttctaagcactggggaggttacaagctgatcaggttgtcccacggggggctcacagtcttcatccccattttccagatgagggaactgaggcacagaagtcaagtgacggaTCTAAGTTGCCCAACTTTTTCCTCccatacacaataataataatatttattaggcgcttacgtaagcgcttaataaaagcgcttgctttgcttactatgtgcaaagcactgttctaagcgctggggaggttacaagctgatcaggttgtcccacggggggctcacagtcttcatccccattttccagatgaggcaactgaggcacagacgtgcccaaagtcacacagctgacaagtggcggagccgggatttgaacccctgaccaccgactcccaagcccgtgctgtttctgctgagccacgctgcttaatgagtCCTTAGGCCCCActtcccacccccccccaccgagGATGGAAACACCTCCTTCCATGTTAGTGGACGGGCACATTGTgaccccacaaagagctttaatAAAAAACAGATCCAAGCCaccctctgttcttcctctctgTCCTACTTCCTGCCCTCAGTCGTCAGGCTCCCTGTTCTGTTTGGGTGGACAGTGTGGTAGGAGGGCGAACAAGATGGAAGTTACCTGGGCTGCCACCTGGATGCTCCGGCAGAGCCTTCGCAAGGTGTACGGCCGGGCCGCAGTGACCCTTGCGCTGGGTTttattggggggcagggggtaccCCCTTACTAAACACTGAGGGGAGAGGGCCAAGCCCCCCGCACGGTGAGCGCACCCTGGTCACCTCCTGGGGCTGCACGGGAGATACCAAATGCAAAGCTTTTAAGTGAGGAGGCGGTGGAGGGCTTTGGGCTTAGGAGGCGAGGGCTACCTGATGTGGCGCTGGCGGATGAGCACCCGGGCGTGGTGGATGGATTTGGCCAGGCCCAGCTTGAACACTTGGGTCTGCAGGCGCCGCTCCAAGAAGTCTTCAATCTTCAGGCCGAGGATGTAATCCAGCTTCATCTTCCCCTCGT
This window encodes:
- the RPS9 gene encoding 40S ribosomal protein S9, giving the protein MPVARSWVCRKTYVTPRRPFEKSRLDQELKLIGEYGLRNKREVWRVKFTLAKIRKAARELLTLDEKDQRRLFEGNALLRRLVRIGVLDEGKMKLDYILGLKIEDFLERRLQTQVFKLGLAKSIHHARVLIRQRHIRVRKQVVNIPSFIVRLDSQKHIDFSLRSPYGGGRPGRVKRKNAKKGQGGAGAGDDEEED